GAGAACCTGGGGGGCCTCTTCCGCACCGCGGCCGCCTTCGGGGTGGAGGCCGTGGTCCTCGACCCGACGTGCGCGGACCCCTGGTACCGCCGCAGCGTGCGCGTGTCGATGGGCCACGTCCTGGGCGTCCCCCACGCCCGGGCCGAGCGCTGGCCGGGGCTGCTGGCCGACGCCGCCACCGCCGGCTGGGACGTGGTGGCCCTCACCCCCGGCGCCCCCGCCCTGCTCCACGAGCTCCCCCCGGCGGGGCCGTCCGGCCGCACCCTGGTGGTGGTCGGGGCCGAGGGCCCCGGGCTCACCGCCGAGGCGCTGGCCGCCGACGGTGTCCGGCCGGTCCGCATCGCCATGGCCCCCGGTGTCGACTCGCTGAACGTCACCACGGCGGCCGGCGTCGCCCTGGCCCACCTCCGCAGCCCCACCCTGACCTGAACGCCCCACCGTCCTGGGCACCAGATCCCCCGGATCTCCCGGTCACCGGTACCCAGAAGGGACCGTGCTCCGCGGCCTCGCAGCTCTGGGTACGCGATCCCCCGGATCTCCCCGGTCGCCGGTACCCAGGACGGACGGGGCAGGCATCACCCGAGCGGGTGAGCGCCGGCGCAGCCGGCCCGGTGCCGCGGCACCCTGGGGTGGTGGGCGTCGCGGGCAATCCTCCAGGG
Above is a window of Iamia majanohamensis DNA encoding:
- a CDS encoding TrmH family RNA methyltransferase, whose protein sequence is MPPTRIEDPEDPRLDDYRALTDPALRKRYEAQRGVFIVESPLAVEALVASPHAPATRSLLVGERRLERMAPAVDALEALGVAVYTAPAAVLEATAGFALHRGVVASVTRPAPADPGALLAGARCALAVEGVNDHENLGGLFRTAAAFGVEAVVLDPTCADPWYRRSVRVSMGHVLGVPHARAERWPGLLADAATAGWDVVALTPGAPALLHELPPAGPSGRTLVVVGAEGPGLTAEALAADGVRPVRIAMAPGVDSLNVTTAAGVALAHLRSPTLT